In a genomic window of Acidobacteriota bacterium:
- the purS gene encoding phosphoribosylformylglycinamidine synthase subunit PurS has product MARVLVYPRAEVLDPQGRAIEDALGRIGFDGVRRIRAGKSFEVALEAADEEQATEAVDRMCRQLLANPIVEDYTVEWVSE; this is encoded by the coding sequence GTGGCTCGGGTTCTGGTCTACCCGCGCGCCGAGGTGCTCGACCCCCAGGGGCGGGCGATCGAGGACGCTCTCGGTCGGATCGGATTCGATGGCGTACGCCGCATCCGCGCCGGCAAGAGCTTCGAGGTCGCGCTCGAGGCCGCGGACGAGGAACAGGCGACCGAGGCGGTCGACCGGATGTGCCGGCAGCTACTGGCCAACCCGATCGTCGAGGACTACACCGTGGAGTGGGTCTCGGAATGA